A genomic segment from Nicotiana sylvestris chromosome 1, ASM39365v2, whole genome shotgun sequence encodes:
- the LOC104232800 gene encoding FRIGIDA-like protein 4a, translating into MGSLADPGELDSVAPSPSFDDFQRQTSLMTSCTLLWKELSDHFTSLEQDILKKSEALKAKIQTLDSETKASLDVLEKRENSMNVSLSISLQKVLENKQAAILALGEGAEQPEVDDSTGLYLKLKSFCVKMDSRSFWRFLIVKKKDLDSLRVEIPKALGDCVDPPRFVLESISEVFPEDKRPNPTLDLGWACVLMLESLIPVMMDPVLGNERKLVTPSVKDKANDIAEIWKRSLDERGGIENVKTPDVHTFLQHLVTFGIVKDEDFDLYRKLVVGSAWRKQMPKLAVSLGLGDKMPEMIEELISRGQQVDAVHFTYEVGLADRFPPVPLLKAYLKDAKKAATAILEDPNNSGRSAHLAAKKEQSAIRSVLKCIEEYKLEAEFPPENLKKQLEQSEKPKNEKKRPAAVPANKRTRASNVGPMPPAKAGRSTNAYVSSFPVAPAFVRSPSHTQYPAAVPAYAAPPAIYGNRSPPYPYSPEAAPYPGTPVNYSPGTPVNYSPYGGYGNGMAPAYQQVYYR; encoded by the exons ATGGGTTCACTCGCCGATCCCGGCGAACTCGACTCGGTGGCGCCGTCGCCGAGTTTCGACGACTTCCAGCGCCAAACTTCCTTAATGACAAGCTGCACTCTCCTCTGGAAAGAGCTCTCCGATCACTTCACTTCACTCGAACAAGACATCCTCAAGAAATCCGAAGCCTTAAAAGCTAAAATCCAAACCCTAGATTCCGAAACCAAAGCTTCCCTCGACGTCCTTGAAAAACGCGAGAATTCAATGAACGTTTCACTCTCAATTTCTCTTCAGAAGGTTCTCGAAAACAAGCAAGCTGCTATTTTAGCCCTAGGTGAGGGTGCAGAACAACCCGAAGTCGATGACTCTACTGGATTGTATCTAAAATTGAAGAGCTTTTGTGTTAAGATGGATTCTAGAAGCTTCTGGAGGTTTTTAATTGTAAAAAAGAAGGATTTGGATTCACTTAGGGTTGAAATACCGAAAGCATTAGGAGACTGCGTGGATCCGCCGAGGTTCGTGTTGGAATCGATATCCGAGGTGTTTCCAGAGGATAAAAGGCCCAACCCAACCCTTGATTTGGGCTGGGCCTGTGTTTTGATGTTGGAGTCTTTGATTCCAGTTATGATGGACCCGGTTTTGGGAAATGAGAGGAAATTGGTGACGCCGAGTGTTAAGGATAAGGCCAATGATATAGCGGAGATATGGAAGAGGAGCTTGGATGAAAGAGGAGGGATTGAGAATGTTAAGACGCCCGATGTGCATACTTTCTTGCAGCATTTGGTAACTTTTGGGATAGTGAAGGATGAGGATTTTGATTTGTACAGGAAACTTGTTGTTGGGTCTGCTTGGAGGAAACAGATGCCTAAATTGGCCGTCTCTCTTGGACTTGGTGATAAAATGCCTG AAATGATTGAAGAATTAATCAGCCGAGGACAGCAAGTTGATGCCGTACATTTCACTTATGAAGTTGGACTTGCTGATAGGTTTCCTCCTGTTCCCCTTCTGAAAGCTTATCTAAAAGATGCGAAAAAAGCTGCTACTGCAATTCTGGAAGACCCAAATAATTCTGGTCGATCTGCG CATCTAGCTGCAAAGAAAGAGCAATCAGCGATTCGTTCTGTCCTTAAGTGTATTGAAGAATACAAGCTTGAGGCTGAATTCCCTCCAGAAAACCTTAAAAAGCAGCTTGAGCAGTCGGAGAAGCCGAAGAATGAGAAAAAGAGGCCAGCTGCTGTACCAGCAAATAAAAGAACGAGAGCCAGTAATGTTGGTCCTATGCCTCCTGCTAAGGCAGGCCGTTCAACAAATGCCTATGTCTCATCTTTCCCAGTAGCCCCGGCATTTGTTAGGTCTCCCTCACACACCCAATACCCTGCTGCAGTTCCAGCATATGCTGCACCACCTGCCATCTACGGTAACAGGAGCCCGCCTTATCCTTACTCTCCAGAAGCTGCCCCATATCCAGGCACCCCAGTGAACTACTCTCCAGGCACCCCAGTGAACTACTCTCCATATGGTGGCTATGGCAATGGGATGGCCCCAGCTTACCAGCAAGTTTACTACCGATAG